Proteins from a genomic interval of Streptococcus sp. D7B5:
- the comW gene encoding sigma(X)-activator ComW: MLQKFYDRAFVFLKLVEQEYASLGQSCSEWESLHLRFLLYYLIRFKIKSDRDFSLYHFRTAYRLYLEKLLQGGTTLIQ; encoded by the coding sequence ATGCTTCAGAAATTTTATGATCGAGCATTTGTCTTTTTGAAACTAGTTGAACAAGAATATGCCTCTTTAGGCCAGAGTTGTTCAGAGTGGGAATCACTTCATCTCCGTTTTTTACTATATTACTTAATCCGATTTAAAATTAAAAGTGATAGGGACTTTTCTCTATATCACTTTAGAACAGCTTATCGTCTATATCTAGAGAAATTACTGCAAGGTGGTACAACTCTCATCCAATAG
- a CDS encoding septum formation initiator family protein has translation MSKNIVQMNNSFIQNEHQRRRYLMKERQKRNRFMGWVLILMILLFILPTYNLAQSYDQLLQRRQQLTELKEQYQTLSDEKDKESAFAAKLKDEDYVAKYARAKYYYSKKREAIYTIPDLLPR, from the coding sequence ATGTCTAAAAATATTGTACAGATGAATAATTCTTTTATTCAAAATGAACATCAACGTCGTCGTTACCTGATGAAGGAGAGACAAAAACGAAATCGTTTTATGGGTTGGGTCCTTATTTTGATGATCTTGTTGTTTATTTTACCAACTTATAACTTGGCCCAAAGCTATGATCAGTTACTGCAACGACGTCAGCAATTAACAGAGTTGAAAGAGCAGTACCAAACTCTTAGTGATGAAAAGGATAAGGAATCCGCCTTTGCTGCAAAGTTGAAAGATGAAGACTATGTAGCAAAGTATGCACGCGCCAAGTACTATTACTCAAAGAAACGAGAAGCAATTTACACAATTCCTGATTTGCTTCCGAGGTAA
- the tilS gene encoding tRNA lysidine(34) synthetase TilS, which yields MRDQDFLNHFLRKEYFKKHSKVLLALSGGLDSMFLYHLLSTYQNELGIELIVAHVNHKQRSESDWEENELRKLADAAELPIYITSFSGDFSEARAREFRYDFFRKIMKEVGATALVTAHHADDQVETILMRLIRGSRLRHLTGIKESQVVDDIEIIRPLLQFHKKDFLPIFHFEDQTNLENTYFRNRIRNRYLPELEKENPRLKSALLDLGREISDYQATITELSKQIDVEDLNELFSYSQQTQGILLQNYLNQFPDLNLTKAQFAEVRQILTTKSQYRHSLKNGYELIKEYQNFRVCKISPQADEKEDELVLHYQNQVRYMGYLFSFGIPIEGDFVQKVTVSRETSVHIRCRKPGDVIILNGHRKKLRRLFIDLKIPIEKRKTIPIIEQFGEIVSISGIATSDLSKNTKNDIMNTVLYIEKIDR from the coding sequence ATGAGGGACCAGGATTTTTTAAATCATTTTCTCCGAAAAGAGTATTTCAAAAAACATTCGAAAGTATTATTAGCTCTGTCTGGTGGACTGGATTCGATGTTTTTATACCATCTCTTGTCTACTTATCAAAATGAGTTGGGAATTGAGTTGATTGTAGCACATGTCAATCACAAGCAGAGAAGTGAGTCTGACTGGGAGGAAAATGAACTAAGGAAGTTAGCTGATGCAGCTGAACTTCCTATTTATATCACAAGCTTTTCAGGAGACTTTTCAGAAGCGCGTGCTCGAGAGTTTCGTTATGATTTTTTTAGGAAAATCATGAAAGAGGTTGGAGCGACTGCCTTGGTTACTGCCCACCATGCAGATGATCAAGTTGAAACGATTTTGATGCGCTTGATTCGAGGAAGTCGGTTACGCCATTTAACAGGGATAAAAGAAAGTCAAGTAGTTGATGATATTGAAATCATCCGTCCTTTGTTGCAATTTCATAAAAAGGATTTTTTACCAATTTTTCATTTCGAAGATCAAACAAATCTGGAAAATACCTATTTTCGCAATCGTATTCGGAATAGGTATTTACCAGAACTTGAAAAAGAAAATCCTCGTCTTAAATCCGCCCTTTTAGATTTAGGAAGGGAAATTTCAGATTACCAAGCAACAATAACGGAGCTTTCGAAACAAATTGATGTGGAAGATTTGAATGAGCTATTTTCATACTCTCAACAAACTCAAGGAATATTGCTCCAGAACTATCTTAATCAATTTCCAGACTTAAATCTGACAAAGGCTCAGTTTGCTGAAGTTCGACAGATTTTAACAACGAAAAGCCAGTATCGTCACTCATTGAAAAATGGTTATGAATTGATAAAAGAGTATCAGAATTTTCGAGTTTGCAAAATCAGTCCACAGGCTGATGAAAAGGAAGATGAACTTGTGTTACACTATCAAAATCAAGTTCGATATATGGGCTATTTATTTTCCTTTGGTATCCCTATTGAAGGGGATTTTGTTCAAAAAGTAACGGTTTCACGGGAAACATCTGTACATATTAGATGTCGAAAACCTGGCGACGTTATTATCCTAAATGGTCATCGAAAGAAACTGAGACGCTTATTTATAGATTTGAAAATCCCTATTGAAAAACGAAAAACAATCCCTATTATTGAGCAATTTGGAGAAATTGTCTCAATTTCAGGAATTGCGACCAGTGATTTGAGTAAAAACACGAAAAATGATATAATGAACACTGTACTTTATATAGAAAAAATAGATAGGTAA
- the hpt gene encoding hypoxanthine phosphoribosyltransferase, which translates to MLEHDIKKILVSHDEITEAAKKLGAQLTKEYEGNNPILIGILKGSIPFMAELVKHIDTHIEMDFMMVSSYHGGTASSGVINIKQDVTQDIKGRHVLFVEDIIDTGQTLKSLRDMFIAREAASVKIATLLDKPEGRVVEIEADYTCFTIPNEFVVGYGLDYKENYRNLPYVGVLKEEVYSN; encoded by the coding sequence ATGTTAGAACACGATATTAAAAAAATCCTCGTTTCACATGATGAAATTACAGAAGCAGCTAAAAAGCTAGGTGCGCAACTAACAAAAGAATATGAGGGGAACAATCCAATTCTTATTGGAATTCTGAAAGGATCGATTCCTTTTATGGCTGAATTGGTCAAACATATTGATACGCATATCGAGATGGACTTCATGATGGTATCTAGTTACCATGGTGGAACAGCAAGTAGTGGTGTCATCAATATCAAGCAAGACGTGACTCAAGATATCAAAGGAAGACATGTTTTATTTGTAGAGGATATCATTGATACAGGTCAAACTTTGAAGAGTTTGAGAGATATGTTTATTGCAAGAGAAGCAGCTTCTGTTAAAATCGCGACTTTGTTGGACAAACCAGAGGGACGCGTTGTTGAAATTGAAGCGGATTACACTTGCTTTACTATTCCAAATGAGTTTGTAGTAGGTTATGGTTTGGACTATAAAGAAAATTATCGTAACCTTCCTTATGTCGGAGTTTTGAAAGAAGAAGTTTATTCAAATTAG
- a CDS encoding SP_0009 family protein, translating to MENLLEVVEQFLSLSDEKLEKLATKNHLLRLQEEREEKNA from the coding sequence ATGGAAAATTTATTGGAAGTTGTTGAGCAATTTTTAAGTTTATCAGATGAAAAATTAGAGAAATTGGCAACTAAAAACCATTTATTACGATTACAAGAAGAAAGAGAAGAGAAGAATGCGTAA
- the ftsH gene encoding ATP-dependent zinc metalloprotease FtsH: protein MKKQNNGLVRNPFLYLLIIFFLVTGFQYFYSGNTAGRSEKINYTELVKEITADNVKELTYQPNGSIIEVSGVYKNPKTSKEETGIQFFTPTATTVERFSSTILPSDSTVSELQKLASEHQAEVTVKHESSSGMWINILVSVVPFAILFFFLFSMMGNMGGNSGRNPMSFGRSKAKAANKEDIKVRFSDVAGAEEEKQELVEVVEFLKDPKRFTKLGARIPAGVLLEGPPGTGKTLLAKAVAGEAGVPFFSISGSDFVEMFVGVGASRVRSLFEDAKKAAPAIIFIDEIDAVGRQRGVGLGGGNDEREQTLNQLLIEMDGFEGNEGIIVIAATNRSDVLDPALLRPGRFDRKVLVGRPDVKGREAILKVHAKNKPLADDVDLKLVAQQTPGFVGADLENVLNEAALVAARRNKSIIDASDIDEAEDRVIAGPSKKDKTVSQRERELVAYHEAGHTIVGLVLSNARVVHKVTIVPRGRAGGYMIALPKEDQMLLSKEDMKEQLAGLMGGRVAEEIIFNVQTTGASNDFEQATQMARAMVTEYGMSEKLGPVQYEGNHAMFGAQSHQKSISEQTAYEIDEEVRSLLNEARNKAAEIIQSNRETHKLIAEALLKYETLDSTQIKSLYETGKMPETVEEESHALSYDEVKSKMSEEK from the coding sequence ATGAAAAAACAAAATAATGGTTTAGTTAGAAATCCATTTCTATACTTGTTAATTATCTTCTTCCTAGTGACAGGATTCCAGTATTTTTACTCTGGAAATACTGCTGGGCGAAGCGAAAAAATTAACTATACAGAATTGGTAAAAGAAATTACAGCAGACAATGTAAAAGAATTAACCTATCAGCCAAATGGCAGCATCATTGAAGTGTCTGGTGTTTATAAAAATCCTAAGACTAGTAAAGAAGAAACAGGAATTCAATTTTTCACTCCTACAGCTACAACAGTAGAAAGATTCTCAAGTACTATTCTTCCGTCTGATTCAACAGTTTCAGAATTGCAAAAACTTGCTTCTGAACATCAGGCAGAAGTAACAGTCAAACATGAGAGTTCAAGCGGTATGTGGATCAATATCCTTGTCTCTGTTGTGCCATTTGCTATTCTTTTCTTCTTCCTATTCTCTATGATGGGAAATATGGGAGGGAATAGTGGCCGAAATCCAATGAGTTTTGGACGTAGCAAGGCCAAAGCTGCAAACAAAGAAGATATCAAGGTACGATTCTCAGATGTTGCTGGTGCCGAGGAAGAAAAACAAGAATTAGTAGAAGTTGTTGAATTCCTAAAAGATCCAAAACGATTTACCAAACTTGGTGCGCGTATTCCTGCAGGTGTTCTTTTAGAGGGACCTCCGGGAACAGGTAAGACCTTACTTGCTAAGGCGGTTGCCGGAGAAGCAGGCGTTCCATTCTTTAGTATTTCAGGTTCTGATTTTGTAGAAATGTTTGTCGGAGTTGGTGCAAGTCGCGTTCGTTCTCTTTTTGAGGATGCAAAAAAAGCAGCGCCGGCCATCATCTTTATCGATGAAATTGATGCTGTTGGTCGCCAACGTGGTGTCGGCCTTGGTGGAGGAAATGATGAACGTGAACAAACCTTGAACCAACTCTTGATTGAGATGGATGGTTTTGAGGGAAATGAAGGGATCATTGTTATCGCTGCGACGAACCGTTCAGATGTTCTAGATCCAGCTCTTCTCCGTCCAGGACGTTTTGATAGAAAAGTCTTAGTTGGTCGCCCTGATGTTAAAGGTCGTGAAGCAATCTTGAAAGTTCACGCTAAAAATAAACCTCTGGCAGACGATGTTGATTTGAAACTAGTTGCCCAACAAACACCAGGTTTTGTGGGAGCCGACTTAGAAAATGTTCTAAACGAAGCAGCCTTAGTTGCTGCTCGTCGCAACAAATCAATCATTGATGCTTCAGATATTGATGAGGCAGAGGACAGAGTGATTGCTGGACCATCTAAGAAAGATAAAACAGTATCACAAAGAGAACGTGAATTAGTTGCTTATCACGAGGCTGGACATACCATTGTTGGTTTAGTACTGTCAAATGCCCGTGTTGTTCATAAAGTTACCATTGTACCACGTGGACGTGCAGGTGGTTACATGATTGCACTTCCTAAAGAGGATCAAATGCTTCTATCTAAAGAAGACATGAAAGAGCAATTGGCAGGTTTGATGGGTGGTCGTGTAGCTGAAGAGATTATCTTTAATGTCCAAACGACAGGAGCTTCAAATGACTTTGAACAAGCCACACAGATGGCCCGTGCAATGGTCACTGAATACGGTATGAGTGAAAAACTTGGCCCAGTTCAATACGAAGGTAATCATGCTATGTTTGGTGCACAAAGTCATCAGAAATCAATTTCAGAACAAACAGCCTATGAGATTGATGAGGAAGTTCGTTCATTATTAAATGAGGCACGAAACAAAGCTGCTGAAATTATCCAATCAAATCGTGAAACCCACAAACTGATTGCAGAAGCATTGTTGAAATACGAAACATTGGATAGTACTCAAATTAAATCTCTTTACGAAACAGGTAAAATGCCTGAGACCGTAGAAGAGGAATCCCATGCACTATCTTATGATGAAGTAAAATCAAAAATGAGTGAAGAAAAATAA
- the tadA gene encoding tRNA adenosine(34) deaminase TadA, with product MNYTVEEKEAFMREALREAEIALEHDEIPIGCVIVKDGEIIGRGHNAREELQRAVMHAEIMAIENANVSEESWRLLDCTLFVTIEPCVMCSGAIGLARIPNVVYGAKNQKFGAAGSLYDILTDERLNHRVEVETGILEDDCAAIMQDFFRNRRKK from the coding sequence ATGAATTATACAGTTGAAGAAAAAGAAGCCTTTATGAGAGAGGCTTTGAGAGAGGCTGAGATTGCCTTAGAACACGATGAAATTCCAATTGGTTGTGTGATTGTCAAGGATGGAGAAATCATTGGTAGGGGGCATAATGCGCGCGAGGAGTTGCAACGGGCGGTCATGCATGCAGAAATCATGGCTATAGAGAATGCGAATGTGAGTGAAGAGAGTTGGCGACTGCTTGATTGTACGCTTTTTGTGACCATTGAGCCTTGTGTTATGTGTAGTGGTGCGATTGGGCTTGCCCGTATTCCAAACGTAGTTTACGGGGCTAAAAACCAGAAATTTGGTGCAGCTGGGAGCTTGTACGACATTTTGACAGATGAGCGTCTCAATCATCGTGTAGAGGTGGAAACGGGAATTTTGGAAGATGATTGTGCAGCGATTATGCAGGACTTTTTCCGAAATCGACGGAAAAAATAA
- a CDS encoding class A beta-lactamase-related serine hydrolase: MRKFLVVLLLPAFIITSRVVSTEKQLPYSSQEIYYLTESDYGFYYKETLESPMVYGETAVYANEDLVKESGKLTPGTTFKIVEWRLNRQGVPVFKLDNHQFILADKRLVYDQSQVQTQNRQVWLEQGFVIYNSPYDTKEISSSLSPYQRVTVDRALFAEGQEFLHINQVGWVSKEFTSEEDNRIQKVQEVLSNNYQNENYSIYVKQLSTGKEAGVNEDSKLYAASILKLAYLYYAQDKINQGEYTLDSSFKYIPEVNSFPGSYKPEGSGSLPKKEDNKEYSLQQLITKVTKESDNVAHNILGYYVTNQSDGAFKEKMSTIMGEDWDVNDKLTSSKMAGKVMEAIYNQNGFVLESLGKTDFDNQRIAKGVSVKVAHKIGDADEFKHDTAIVYTDSPFVLSIFTKNSDYDTITKITKDVYEVLK, from the coding sequence ATGCGTAAGTTCTTAGTAGTTTTATTGCTACCTGCTTTTATCATAACCTCAAGAGTAGTTAGCACAGAAAAACAGCTTCCTTACTCTTCACAAGAAATTTATTATCTAACCGAGTCTGATTATGGATTCTACTATAAAGAAACTCTGGAATCCCCAATGGTATATGGAGAAACAGCTGTCTATGCTAATGAGGATCTTGTCAAGGAGTCTGGTAAATTGACTCCTGGAACCACTTTTAAAATAGTAGAATGGCGTTTGAATAGACAAGGTGTTCCTGTTTTTAAATTAGATAATCACCAGTTTATCCTTGCAGATAAGCGGTTGGTCTATGATCAAAGTCAAGTTCAAACTCAAAATAGACAAGTATGGTTGGAGCAGGGGTTTGTTATCTATAACAGCCCTTATGACACTAAAGAAATTTCTTCATCCCTCTCTCCCTATCAACGCGTAACGGTGGATAGAGCTCTCTTTGCTGAGGGACAAGAATTTCTTCATATCAATCAAGTTGGGTGGGTATCAAAAGAGTTCACCTCAGAAGAAGACAATCGCATCCAGAAGGTTCAAGAAGTTTTATCAAACAACTATCAGAATGAAAATTATTCTATTTATGTTAAACAACTGAGTACAGGTAAAGAGGCTGGGGTGAATGAAGACAGCAAACTTTATGCAGCTAGCATCTTGAAACTAGCCTACCTTTATTACGCTCAAGATAAGATAAATCAAGGGGAATATACGCTAGACAGTAGCTTCAAGTATATCCCAGAAGTAAATAGTTTCCCTGGGTCCTATAAACCAGAGGGTAGTGGCAGCTTACCTAAAAAAGAAGATAACAAAGAATACAGTCTTCAACAGTTAATTACCAAGGTAACAAAAGAGTCTGACAATGTTGCTCATAATATTTTAGGTTATTACGTGACCAATCAATCTGACGGAGCTTTTAAAGAAAAAATGTCCACTATTATGGGTGAAGATTGGGATGTGAATGATAAACTGACTTCTTCAAAAATGGCTGGAAAGGTCATGGAAGCTATTTATAATCAGAATGGTTTTGTCCTAGAGTCTCTAGGTAAGACTGATTTTGACAACCAAAGAATCGCAAAAGGTGTTTCGGTTAAGGTAGCTCATAAAATTGGAGATGCCGATGAGTTTAAACATGACACTGCCATTGTCTATACGGACTCTCCTTTTGTTCTTTCTATTTTTACCAAAAATTCTGATTATGACACCATTACTAAGATAACTAAGGATGTCTATGAGGTTCTAAAATGA
- a CDS encoding adenylosuccinate synthase, which produces MTSVVVVGTQWGDEGKGKITDFLSANAEVIARYQGGDNAGHTIVIDGKKFKLHLIPSGIFFPEKISVIGNGMVVNPKSLVKELTYLHEEGVTTDNLRISDRAHVILPYHIELDRLQEEAKGDNKIGTTIKGIGPAYMDKAARVGIRIADLLDKDIFRERLERNLAEKNRLFEKLYDSTPISVDDIFEEYYEYGQQIKQYVTDTSVILNDALDNGKRVLFEGAQGVMLDIDQGTYPFVTSSNPVAGGVTIGSGVGPSKIDKVVGVCKAYTSRVGDGPFPTELFDEVGNRIREVGHEYGTTTGRPRRVGWFDSVVMRHSRRVSGITNLSLNSIDVLSGLDTVKICVAYDLDGQRIDYYPASLEQLKRCKPIYEELPGWSEDITGVRNLEDLPENARNYVRRVSELVGVRISTFSVGPGREQTNILESVWS; this is translated from the coding sequence ATGACTTCAGTTGTTGTTGTAGGTACCCAGTGGGGTGATGAAGGTAAAGGGAAAATTACAGATTTTCTTTCTGCTAATGCAGAGGTAATTGCTCGTTATCAAGGTGGTGATAATGCTGGTCACACGATTGTGATCGATGGTAAGAAATTTAAGTTGCACTTGATTCCATCTGGAATTTTCTTTCCTGAAAAAATCTCTGTTATTGGGAATGGGATGGTCGTGAATCCAAAATCCCTTGTGAAAGAGTTGACTTATCTTCATGAGGAAGGTGTGACAACTGATAACTTGCGTATTTCTGATCGTGCGCATGTTATTTTGCCTTATCACATTGAGTTGGATCGCTTGCAGGAAGAAGCTAAGGGTGACAATAAGATTGGTACTACAATCAAGGGAATCGGTCCAGCATATATGGACAAGGCTGCTCGTGTTGGAATTCGTATTGCAGATCTTTTGGATAAGGATATTTTCCGTGAACGTTTGGAACGCAATCTTGCGGAGAAGAATCGTTTGTTTGAAAAATTATATGATAGTACCCCTATTTCAGTTGACGATATTTTTGAAGAATACTATGAGTATGGTCAACAAATCAAGCAATACGTGACAGATACATCCGTTATCTTGAATGATGCGCTTGATAATGGCAAACGTGTGCTGTTTGAAGGTGCGCAAGGTGTTATGCTAGATATTGACCAAGGTACGTATCCATTTGTTACATCGTCAAACCCTGTCGCTGGTGGTGTGACAATTGGGTCTGGTGTTGGTCCAAGTAAGATTGACAAGGTTGTAGGTGTCTGTAAAGCTTACACAAGTCGTGTAGGAGACGGACCTTTCCCAACTGAATTATTTGATGAAGTGGGAAATCGCATCCGTGAAGTAGGTCATGAATACGGTACAACAACTGGCCGTCCACGTCGTGTGGGTTGGTTTGACTCAGTTGTGATGCGTCACAGCCGCCGTGTATCTGGGATTACCAATCTTTCATTGAACTCTATAGATGTTTTGAGTGGTTTGGATACTGTGAAAATCTGTGTCGCCTATGATCTTGATGGTCAACGTATTGATTACTATCCTGCTAGTCTTGAGCAGTTGAAACGTTGTAAGCCAATCTACGAGGAATTGCCAGGTTGGTCAGAAGACATCACTGGAGTCCGTAATTTGGAAGACCTTCCTGAGAATGCACGTAACTATGTTCGTCGTGTAAGCGAGTTGGTTGGTGTTCGTATCTCAACTTTCTCAGTAGGACCTGGTCGTGAACAAACTAATATTTTAGAAAGTGTTTGGTCATAG
- a CDS encoding tRNA (uracil-5-)-methyltransferase, with product MIVDPPRTGLDDKLLETILTYVPEKMVYVSCNVSTLARDLVKLVKVYDLQYIQSVDMFPHTARTEAVVKLVKKRKN from the coding sequence CTGATAGTCGACCCTCCTCGTACAGGCTTAGATGATAAGCTACTGGAAACCATACTGACCTATGTTCCAGAAAAAATGGTCTATGTATCCTGCAATGTTTCAACCTTGGCACGAGATTTAGTTAAACTAGTAAAAGTCTATGATCTCCAGTATATCCAGTCGGTAGATATGTTTCCTCACACTGCACGAACAGAAGCAGTAGTTAAGTTAGTGAAGAAAAGAAAAAATTAA
- a CDS encoding RNA-binding S4 domain-containing protein, with product MRLDKYLKVSRIIKRRTVAKEVADKGRIKVNGIVAKSSTDLKVDDQVEIRFGNKLLLVKVLEMKDSTKKEDAAGMYEILSETRVEENV from the coding sequence ATGAGATTAGACAAATATTTAAAAGTATCACGAATTATTAAGCGCCGCACAGTCGCAAAAGAAGTAGCAGATAAAGGTAGAATCAAGGTGAATGGAATCGTGGCCAAAAGTTCAACGGATTTGAAAGTTGATGACCAAGTTGAAATTCGCTTTGGAAATAAGTTGTTGCTTGTTAAAGTACTAGAGATGAAAGATAGTACAAAAAAAGAAGATGCAGCAGGCATGTATGAAATTCTCAGTGAAACACGGGTAGAAGAAAATGTCTAA